A region of the Cannabis sativa cultivar Pink pepper isolate KNU-18-1 chromosome 3, ASM2916894v1, whole genome shotgun sequence genome:
CACACTCCAATTCATTTACAGCACTGTTCAAAACGAGTTAAGCgatttatttgacattaaaaatgACCAAGTTgcttttgtttttcatgattttttctTGCTAGAGAATCAAATACCATATCTTGTGCTAAAATTGTTGATGGAGAATTGTAGCAAAGGTGGTGGTTTTGTCAACAAATTGCAAAATTCCATATTGATGTTTCTTACTTATAGTGTGTTGACACCTGAAAAGTATAGAAAGGGTATGATGGTTCTTCCAACTGAGATGCCTGTCCATCTTCTTGATTTTCTACGTTTGTTACTTCTTCAACCAACTCatccacaaaagacaaaaaggtCACTATCATCATCACTATATCATTATTATGACAACATACTAGGTTGTTTGCTACCTCAACAACTCAAATACAAACTCACTACTCCACCATTATCTTTGGATAAAGTAGTACCTCCTCAACTCAATGCAAGTAAGATCTAATATTATGCACATTAATTACACtattcaaatatatacatataattcatTAATTTGCATATGACATAATATATTAAACTATGACAATTTTatagtatataatataataaatcatTAATGTAGGTCTTTTGATTGTGGTTAGGTTGTATTGATGTTTCTGTGATAATATActcatttgatatttttttagttagaaTTAGTTTGGTATACCATATTAcatcttattatattatatagtacattacaaatatcattttttatatagtattgtgTTTAGTATTAGTATGTGCATATAAATTAGATAAGATTTTGATATAAATCAAAGTTTACATACTAATAATATGAATTAATACAATATGATTTAATACGGTGTACCAAATAAACATTAAAGAGTCTCAcagtataataaaaaaataaaaattcaatatctaataTTATAAGTTATTACTTCACTAATCACTCATTAATTTTGAGATGAAGCCCTATATTTCTTACTCTATATACCTtcctatatttaatttatatattttttaaacatttgttctaaaaatttacaattattGTTGTGTGTTACAGAGAAAAACGAAGACGAGCAAAAGCAACAGACTTTTCGTAGTGTGATGGATCTTAAGGCCGCAGGAATAAACTTAAATCCGAGCAAGAGTAGCTCTTTGAAAGACATAAGATTCTCTTCGGGTCTCTTCACAGCTGACCTAGAATTGCCACCGATCACAGTTGATGACTCGATGGCTCCTAAATTCTTAAACCTAATCGCCTACGAAATGTGTCCAGACAATACCAAGACCAAGTACGAAGTGTCATCATACATAAGTTTCCTAGACTCGCTCATTGATTATCCAAACGACGTGAAAGAGTTGAGATCTTCTCATATCCTTCACAACCTTCTTGGT
Encoded here:
- the LOC115708874 gene encoding UPF0481 protein At3g47200 — encoded protein: MTSTHHEIVAIGNEKVASASSKLHDELMKNKTNEQPKPIVRRRSDRERGQQTKIQKVPQVLRDEYKGLEKYYDPKWISIGPIHHGNPKFKLAEQKFKFKFAAKFVENSGQQSHEQLYKTIMEKIEVLKECFDEEVLENYFNKKDHDDESLGWMLFLDGCFTLQFIYSTVQNELSDLFDIKNDQVAFVFHDFFLLENQIPYLVLKLLMENCSKGGGFVNKLQNSILMFLTYSVLTPEKYRKGMMVLPTEMPVHLLDFLRLLLLQPTHPQKTKRSLSSSLYHYYDNILGCLLPQQLKYKLTTPPLSLDKVVPPQLNAKKNEDEQKQQTFRSVMDLKAAGINLNPSKSSSLKDIRFSSGLFTADLELPPITVDDSMAPKFLNLIAYEMCPDNTKTKYEVSSYISFLDSLIDYPNDVKELRSSHILHNLLGCDKEVAKLFNEMGKFLVPNHEVYENVINEIEKHYHNKCLTWIAQVLNDHFSTPWTIVTFLAAFLALGMSFIQTYYTIYPMGD